The sequence below is a genomic window from Salinisphaera sp. T31B1.
GTCGGCATGAAGTCGCGCGGCTGCTACGAAACGCCGGGCGGCACGGTGATGCTGCGCGCCCATCGCGCGATCGAATCGATCACGCTCGATCGCGAAGCCGCGCATCTCAAGGACGAACTGATGCCGCGCTACGCCAAGCTGATCTACAACGGCTACTGGTTCTCGCCGGAGCGCGAGATGCTGCAGGCCGCGATCGACAAGTCGCAGGCCCACGTCAACGGCACCGTGCGCGTCAAGCTCTACAAGGGCAGCGTGTCGGTCGTCGGTCGTGCGTCGGAATCCGACAGCCTGTTCGATGAGGCGATCGCCACCTTCGAGGACGATCGCGGCGCCTACGACCAGAAGGACGCGGCCGGCTTCATTCGCCTGAACGCGCTGCGTCTGCGCCTGGGGCATCGCCAGCGCTGATCGTCCCCGGTTCGCCCCTGCGGAGCCGATTCGATACGTTGGCCGGAGCCGGCGATGATACTCGCGCCGGCACGGGCGTTAGCGCAGTGGCCGATGCCCATTGAGCATGGGGAAGGATGATGGGTCGTGTCGTCGTGTCGTTGGCTGCGATGTTCGTCAGTCTGGCGCTATTCATTGCCGGTACGGCGCTGCTCACAACCGTCCTTTCGCTGGAACTCGTGCGCGAGGGCTACTCTGCGCTGGTGGTCGGCGTGGTGCTGGTATGCCACTCGATCGGCTTCGTGCTGGGCTCGTTCTTCTCGACGCGGCTGATCGTCCGGGTCGGTCAGGTGCGATCGTTCTCTGCGTTTGCCGCGGTCGGCTGCGCCGCAGCGCTCATTCACCCGATGTGGGTCGACGCTGTGCTCTGGGCAGTGCTTCGTGGCCTGGTCGGGTTCTGTGCCGCCGGCTTGATCATGGTGCTCGAAAGCTGGATTTCGGCACGTGCGACCAACGCCACGCGTGGCGCGCTGCTGGGCATCTATCAGGTGGTGTATTTCTTTGCCGCGGCGCTGGGGCAGTATCTGGTGTCTTTCGATACCGCCGAGGCCTATACGATCTACAGCGTGGTCGCGATCCTGGTGGTGCTGTCGTTGGTACCGCTGGCGCTGACGCGCGCCGAGGCGCCCCAAGTGACCGCGGCCGAGCATCTGGGTTTTGTCGCACTCTATCGTCTGTCGCCCAGCGGCCTGTTCGGGGGCGTGGCCGGCGGTATGATCGTGTCGTGTTTTCTGGCACTCGGGCCTGTCTACGCCAGCCGTATCGGCATGTCGATACCGCAGATCTCGTACTACATGGCCATGGCCGTACTGGCGACCATGGTGCTGCAATGGCCGGTTGGGCGGTTGTCGGACCGGTTCGATCGGCGCTGGGTGATCGCCCTGAGCAGCGCGGTCGCGGCGGGGGGCGCGGCGTTGGGCATCGGCCTCGGCGAGATCGCTGAGTGGGTGGTGTATATCGCTACGGCGCTGTTGTTCGGGCTCGCGGGGTGTCTTTATCCGCTGAGCCTGGCCATGATCAACGACAATATGGACGCCGGTGACCCGGTACGCGCCAGCGCCGGACTGCTGCTTGCCTACGGCGCCGGTACCTGTCTCGGACCGGTGGGCGGGGCACTGACCATGCAATGGATAGGGCCGGCTGGCCTGTTCGGGTTCACCGGCGGGCTGTTCGCCCTCTATACCGCGTTGGTGGTCTGGCGCGGATTTACCACCCAAGCGCTGCCTGTCGAGCAACAGGGGCGTTTCGTTGGAATCGTGGCGACCCAGACCGCGCCCGCCTTGCTGGATATGGACCCGCGTGCCGAGCCGTTCGATGCGGCCCACGGCGTCGAGATCAGCGATACGACAGACAGCACGGATACCGCGTCCGCGTAATTGGCCCGAG
It includes:
- a CDS encoding MFS transporter; translated protein: MMGRVVVSLAAMFVSLALFIAGTALLTTVLSLELVREGYSALVVGVVLVCHSIGFVLGSFFSTRLIVRVGQVRSFSAFAAVGCAAALIHPMWVDAVLWAVLRGLVGFCAAGLIMVLESWISARATNATRGALLGIYQVVYFFAAALGQYLVSFDTAEAYTIYSVVAILVVLSLVPLALTRAEAPQVTAAEHLGFVALYRLSPSGLFGGVAGGMIVSCFLALGPVYASRIGMSIPQISYYMAMAVLATMVLQWPVGRLSDRFDRRWVIALSSAVAAGGAALGIGLGEIAEWVVYIATALLFGLAGCLYPLSLAMINDNMDAGDPVRASAGLLLAYGAGTCLGPVGGALTMQWIGPAGLFGFTGGLFALYTALVVWRGFTTQALPVEQQGRFVGIVATQTAPALLDMDPRAEPFDAAHGVEISDTTDSTDTASA